A portion of the Cryptomeria japonica chromosome 5, Sugi_1.0, whole genome shotgun sequence genome contains these proteins:
- the LOC131043399 gene encoding probable disease resistance protein At4g27220, with translation MGDPGFIPGMIGYTIHLAASQVIQYINVAIRCKKELDALKALLLKIQVMNMEMQRCRKALNSGRVSISSDPPLPFAVNSWLNELNALLDEASDLAQHCNVQSYWHLFPRYRTSRKIRRLIENVEKHLTSTPSIAFLHQLQQHVTNRQVLEQIKERTDSLNLHTSALTGTFGDLFSSNSSAAPNTKYIEEAIIVGQDSSSIRMKELIDSEQHKNVSRFGLVGKGGAGKTLLLKRVFNCDKVQSLFCNDLMLWLTVSQNPSSSALRKELVKQIALKANQRPDSTHEDHVKTWLNESMRKHKFALFLDDVWETSATSLLEELCVTHSPLHNSNIIIATSRSRSVLSQLGVPTPSIIQMQDLTEDDSWRLFSFHAFPHSDGILPMSIDQEIARRVCRECGGLPLAIKVVGQAMAGISESNEWEFALQRLQNDVTHSLSSRLRLSYNALANLPGYGVSLQLCFLCLAAFYEGEVIHTGIAIKYWIGEGLVVGPDPLQIGEIYIKLFADRCLIEPIYKDQDRKVINFRVHNVLHHFLAHQIAKKEEKCLFQAHKGLGEFPADDCGGHIRISLRDNNLTKVPKAFGAPYIRSLLLAGNTTLKEIPKEVISSMTTLRVLDLSRTALQSLPKNVGCLKHLVSLILCSVPIKKLPYSVGTLRKLQILDLYRSDITELPYSISKLTSLQLLNVPSCQNLQCIPYGISNLRSLKYLNTGGSRNIGWNKCRRGRLSLNDLGTLNQLKRLGLTNNGEIIREGMLGSMKQMDSLYLDLTDTEKLPSDMKPYQN, from the coding sequence ATGGGTGATCCTGGCTTCATACCTGGAATGATTGGTTACACCATTCATTTGGCTGCAAGTCAGGTTATTCAATACATTAATGTTGCCATCAGATGCAAGAAAGAGTTGGACGCTCTCAAAGCCCTGCTTCTCAAAATTCAAGTAATGAACATGGAAATGCAACGATGTAGAAAAGCTTTGAACTCTGGCAGAGTGAGTATATCCTCTGACCCTCCTTTGCCCTTCGCGGTCAACAGTTGGTTGAACGAATTGAATGCTCTTCTGGATGAAGCATCTGATTTGGCCCAGCACTGCAACGTACAATCATACTGGCATCTCTTTCCTCGTTACAGAACGAGCAGAAAGATTAGGCGACTCATTGAAAATGTGGAAAAGCATTTAACTTCAACGCCTTCCATTGCTTTTCTGCATCAACTACAGCAGCATGTGACAAATCGGCAAGTGCTTGAGCAGATTAAAGAAAGAACGGATTCTCTTAATCTGCATACTTCAGCACTTACCGGCACATTTGGAGATCTCTTTTCATCTAATTCTTCAGCTGCCCCAAACACGAAGTATATTGAGGAGGCAATCATTGTCGGACAAGATTCTTCATCAATCAGAATGAAGGAGCTAATCGATTCAGAGCAGCACAAAAACGTGTCTCGTTTCGGCCTTGTGGGGAAAGGCGGGGCCGGTAAGACGCTACTGCTCAAACGAGTCTTTAACTGTGACAAGGTACAGAGTCTCTTTTGCAATGACTTGATGCTTTGGCTTACTGTTTCGCAAAATCCATCTTCCAGTGCTCTCAGAAAGGAGCTTGTCAAACAAATAGCTCTTAAAGCAAATCAAAGACCGGACAGTACACATGAAGACCATGTGAAAACTTGGTTGAATGAAAGCATGAGAAAACACAAGTTTGCTCTGTTTTTAGATGATGTTTGGGAAACAAGCGCAACATCATTGTTAGAGGAGCTGTGTGTTACTCATTCTCCACTCCACAACTCAAACATCATCATTGCCACTTCCAGAAGTAGGAGTGTGCTCTCGCAGTTGGGTGTTCCGACTCCATCAATCATCCAAATGCAAGACTTGACTGAGGATGACAGCTGGAGATTGTTTTCTTTCCATGCTTTTCCACACAGCGATGGAATTTTGCCCATGAGCATTGATCAAGAAATAGCGAGGCGCGTTTGCAGGGAGTGCGGAGGGCTTCCATTAGCCATCAAAGTAGTCGGGCAGGCAATGGCAGGCATCTCTGAGTCAAATGAATGGGAATTCGCACTCCAGAGGTTGCAGAACGATGTTACACACTCGCTTTCAAGCAGGTTGAGATTAAGCTACAATGCTTTGGCCAATTTACCAGGCTATGGCGTTTCCTTGCAGTTGTGCTTCCTCTGCCTCGCCGCTTTCTACGAAGGCGAAGTCATTCATACTGGAATTGCTATTAAGTACTGGATTGGAGAAGGGTTAGTGGTCGGGCCGGATCCTCTACAAATTGGGGAGATATACATCAAACTGTTTGCAGACCGATGCCTTATTGAACCAATCTATAAGGATCAGGATAGAAAGGTGATCAATTTCAGGGTACATAACGTATTGCACCATTTCTTAGCACAccaaattgctaaaaaggaagagaAATGCTTGTTTCAGGCACACAAAGGTTTAGGAGAGTTTCCCGCTGATGACTGTGGGGGACACATCAGAATTTCATTAAGGGACAACAATTTGACTAAGGTTCCAAAGGCATTCGGAGCTCCCTATATCCGCTCCTTGTTACTGGCTGGTAATACTACtttgaaggaaattccaaaggaAGTAATTAGTAGTATGACCACTCTCAGGGTCCTGGATTTGTCACGGACTGCCCTCCAGTCTTTGCCAAAGAACGTGGGATGTTTGAAGCATTTAGTTTCCCTCATATTATGCTCTGTGCCAATCAAGAAACTACCCTACTCTGTCGGTACCCTCAGAAAGCTTCAAATATTAGATCTTTATCGATCTGATATTACAGAACTCCCATACAGCATTTCTAAGTTGACTTCCCTACAACTTCTGAATGTTCCTTCTTGTCAAAACCTTCAGTGCATCCCTTATGGGATCTCAAACCTTAGGTCTCTGAAGTACCTGAACACAGGCGGTTCTCGAAATATAGGGTGGAATAAGTGCAGGAGAGGTCGGCTTTCACTTAATGATTTGGGCACcctaaaccaactcaaaaggttaGGGCTTACAAATAATGGTGAAATAATTCGAGAAGGAATGCTCGGAAGCATGAAGCAGATGGATTCTCTTTATTTAGATCTGACAGATACGGAAAAGCTACCCAGTGACATGAAGCCATATCAAAATTGA